A region from the Lysobacter sp. BMK333-48F3 genome encodes:
- a CDS encoding MFS transporter produces the protein MLLPLLLLSAAGFTVLTTEFILVGLLPPLARDLGVSVSQAGLLVTLFAFAVAASGPFLTAYFSRFERKRLFIVVLLLFAVSNAIAAMAPSLGVMALARLIPALGVPVFWALASETAVDLAGQERAGRAISVISFGVICATVIGVPTGTLIADAFGWRAAFVALAIASLAKAAMLFAFLPDHRNDKPQPRLREQFRVLRDPRVGGHVLLSVILFTGMFTAYTYLADLFERLAGFDGQVVGWALMAFGAVGLIGNSLGGRYVDRHPLAVSLLFSAPMALGLVLVVPSIQSLPLFAATLALWGVTQAALFPVSHVRVMKSAPEAPAFAASLNISGANLGIGVGAIVGGRVIDAIGVGALGYAAAAIVGLSVLVGVGLLAAGPSPVQAEPA, from the coding sequence GTGCTATTGCCCCTGTTGCTGCTGTCGGCCGCCGGATTCACCGTGCTGACCACCGAATTCATCCTGGTGGGCCTGCTGCCGCCGCTGGCCCGCGACCTCGGGGTCAGCGTGTCCCAGGCCGGCCTGCTGGTGACCTTGTTCGCCTTCGCGGTCGCCGCCAGCGGCCCGTTCCTGACCGCCTATTTCTCGCGCTTCGAACGCAAGCGCTTGTTCATCGTGGTGCTGCTGCTGTTCGCCGTGTCCAACGCGATCGCGGCGATGGCCCCCAGCCTGGGCGTGATGGCGCTGGCGCGGTTGATTCCGGCGCTGGGCGTGCCGGTGTTCTGGGCCCTGGCCAGCGAGACCGCGGTCGACCTGGCCGGGCAGGAGCGCGCCGGCCGGGCGATCTCGGTGATCTCGTTCGGGGTGATCTGCGCCACCGTGATCGGGGTACCCACCGGCACCCTGATCGCCGATGCCTTCGGCTGGCGCGCGGCCTTCGTCGCCCTGGCGATCGCCTCGCTGGCCAAGGCGGCGATGCTGTTCGCGTTCCTGCCCGACCACCGCAACGACAAGCCGCAGCCGCGCCTGCGCGAACAGTTCCGGGTGCTGCGCGACCCGCGCGTCGGCGGCCACGTGCTGCTGTCGGTGATCCTGTTCACCGGCATGTTCACCGCCTACACCTACCTGGCCGACCTGTTCGAGCGCCTGGCCGGCTTCGACGGCCAGGTGGTGGGCTGGGCGCTGATGGCCTTCGGCGCGGTCGGCCTGATCGGCAACAGCCTCGGCGGCCGCTACGTCGACCGCCACCCGCTGGCGGTGTCGCTGCTCTTCAGCGCGCCGATGGCGTTGGGCCTGGTGCTGGTGGTGCCCTCGATCCAGTCGCTGCCGCTGTTCGCCGCGACCCTGGCGCTGTGGGGCGTGACTCAGGCCGCGCTGTTCCCGGTCAGCCATGTGCGGGTAATGAAGTCGGCCCCCGAAGCCCCGGCCTTCGCCGCCTCGCTCAACATCTCCGGCGCCAACCTCGGCATCGGCGTCGGCGCCATCGTCGGCGGCCGGGTCATCGACGCGATCGGGGTCGGCGCGCTGGGCTATGCCGCGGCGGCCATCGTCGGGCTGTCGGTGCTGGTGGGGGTGGGGCTGCTGGCGGCCGGGCCGTCGCCGGTCCAAGCCGAACCGGCATGA
- a CDS encoding DUF1304 domain-containing protein translates to MPWIAIALIALVALLHLYFLVLEMFLWTKPLGMKVFRNSPEKAELTRVLAANQGLYNGFLVAGLVWGLVCARTDVATFFLVCVTVAGAYGAATVSRRIFYVQAVPALAALAALWLL, encoded by the coding sequence ATGCCCTGGATCGCCATCGCCCTGATCGCCCTGGTCGCGCTGCTGCACCTGTACTTCCTGGTGCTGGAGATGTTCCTGTGGACCAAGCCGCTGGGCATGAAGGTGTTCCGCAACAGCCCTGAAAAAGCCGAGCTGACCCGAGTGCTGGCGGCCAACCAGGGCTTGTACAACGGCTTCCTGGTCGCCGGCCTGGTCTGGGGCCTGGTCTGCGCGCGCACCGACGTGGCGACCTTCTTCCTGGTCTGCGTGACGGTCGCCGGCGCGTACGGCGCGGCGACGGTGAGCCGGCGCATCTTCTACGTGCAGGCGGTGCCGGCCCTGGCCGCGCTGGCGGCGCTGTGGCTGTTGTAA